A stretch of Aphelocoma coerulescens isolate FSJ_1873_10779 unplaced genomic scaffold, UR_Acoe_1.0 HiC_scaffold_77, whole genome shotgun sequence DNA encodes these proteins:
- the LOC138102513 gene encoding olfactory receptor 14C36-like, with product MTLKCPWPDTAMSNSSSISHFLLLPLADTWQLQLLHFCLFLGISLAALLANGLIISAGACGQHLHSPMFFFLLSLALTDLGSICTTVPKAMHNSLWGTSHISYTGCAAQVFLIVFFLGTQDFLLTLMCYDRYVSICKALGSRPCAHMAAASWATGFLTALLHTANTFSLPLCQDNALGQFFCEIPHILRLSCSDTYLREFGLLAFSTFPFLGCFVFMLFSYVQIFRAMLRIPSEQGRHKAFCTCLPHLAVVSLFLSTGTFAHLKPPSISSPSLDVAVSVLNSVVPPALNPLIYSLRNQELKDALRKMMTVSFQKQ from the exons aTGACACTGAA GTGCCCATGGCCAGACACagcaatgtccaacagcagctccatcagccacttcctcctgctgccattggcagacacatggcagctgcagctcctgcacttctgcctcttcctgggcatctccctggctgccctcctggccaacggcctcatcatcagcgccggagcctgcggccagcacctgcacagccccatgttcttcttcctgctcagcctggccctcaccgacctgggctccatctgcaccactgtccccaaagccatgcacaattccctctggggcaccagcCACATCTCCTACACaggatgtgctgctcaggtgtttctgATTGTCTTCTTTCTTGGAACACAGGATTTCCTCCTCACCctcatgtgctacgaccgctatGTGTCCATCTGTaaagccctgggcagcaggccttgtgcccacatggcagcagcgtCCTGGGCCACTGGCtttctcactgctctgctgcacacggccaatacattttctctgcccctgtgccaggacaacgccctgggccagttcttctgtgaaatcccacacatcctcaggCTCTCCTGCTCCGACACATACCTGAGGGAATTTGGGCTTCTTGCTTTTagtacttttccttttttgggttgttttgtgttcatgcttttctcctatgtgcagatcttcagggccatgctgaggatcccctctgagcagggccggcacaaagccttttgcacgtgcctccctcacctggccgtggtctctctgtttctcagcacTGGCACATTTGCtcacctgaagcccccctccatctcgtccccatccctggatgtggcggTGTCAGTTCTGAactcggtggtgcctccagccctgaaccccctcatctacagcctgaggaaccaggagctcaaggatgccctgaggaaaatgatgactgtCTCTTTTCAGAAGCAATAA
- the LOC138102512 gene encoding olfactory receptor 14J1-like, protein MNRCPWPDTAMSNSSSISHFLLLPLADTRQLQLLHFCLFLGISLAALLANGLIISAGACGQHLHSPMFFFLLNLALTDLGSICTTVPKAMHNSLWGTRHISYTGCAAQVFLIVFFLGTQDFLLTLMCYDRYVSICKALHYGTLLGSRACAHMAAAAWASGFLTALLHTANTFSLPLCQDNALGQFFCEIPHILTLSCSDTYLWEFGLLAFSTSPFLGCFVFMLFSYVQFFRAVLRIPSEQGCHKAFCMCLPHLASLFLSTGTFAHLKPPSISSPSLDVVVSVLNSVVPPALNPLIYSLRNQELKDALRKMMTVSFQKQ, encoded by the coding sequence ATGAACAGGTGCCCATGGCCAGACACagcaatgtccaacagcagctccatcagccacttcctcctgctgccattggcagacacgcggcagctgcagctcctgcacttctgcctcttcctgggcatctccctggctgccctcctggccaacggcctcatcatcagcgccggagcctgcggccagcacctgcacagccccatgttcttcttcctgctcaacctggccctcaccgacctgggctccatctgcaccactgtccccaaagccatgcacaattccctctggggcaccaggcacatctcctacacaggatgtgctgctcaggtgtttctgATTGTCTTCTTCCTTGGAACACAGGATTTCCTCCTCACCctcatgtgctacgaccgctatgtgtccatctgcaaagccctgcactacgggaccctcctgggcagcagagcttgtgcccacatggcagcagctgcctgggccagtggctttctcactgctctgctgcacacggccaatacattttctctgcccctgtgccaggacaacgccctgggccagttcttctgtgaaatcccacacatcctcacgCTCTCCTGCTCCGACACATACCTGTGGGAATTTGGGCTTCTTGCTTTTAGTACTTCtccttttttgggttgttttgtgttcatgcttttctcctatgtgcagttcttcagggccgtgctgaggatcccctctgagcagggctgcCACAAAGCCTTTTGCatgtgcctccctcacctggcctctctgtttctcagcacTGGCACATTTGCTCACCTGAAGCCCCCGTCCATctcgtccccatccctggatgtggtgGTGTCAGTTCTGAactcggtggtgcctccagccctgaaccccctcatctacagcctgaggaaccaggagctcaaggatgccctgaggaaaatgatgactgtatcttttcagaagcaataa